The proteins below come from a single Gossypium raimondii isolate GPD5lz chromosome 2, ASM2569854v1, whole genome shotgun sequence genomic window:
- the LOC105788806 gene encoding uncharacterized protein LOC105788806 isoform X1, with protein sequence MDRGNERFEQCYRCYSVSFINKAHLEKGDKVIMPPSALDRLASLHVDFPLLFELTNAPVGRVSHCGVLEFVADEGLMYLPHWMMENLLLEEGDILLVKSASLAKATYVKLQPHTMDFLDISNPKAILEITLRSYSCLTVGDTIMVPYNDKKYYIDIVEAKPSPAVSVIETDCEVDFAPPLDYKEFEKPAPSLHSNKRPLEVEEELPRKIKFVPFSGSARRLDGELAAMPVSPLLKQNSDVGNETVASGSYTSRQQARKLGFGSNGNRQQAGKLMFGRMEIGPKIKQQ encoded by the exons ATG GACCGTGGCAATGAGAGATTTGAACAATGTTATCGATGTTACTCTGTCTCTTTCATTAATAAG GCACATCTAGAGAAAGGAGATAAAG TTATTATGCCTCCCTCAGCTCTTGATCGCCTTG CATCTTTGCATGTTGATTTCCCATTGCTATTCGAGTTGACAAATGCTCCTGTGGGGCGAGTTTCTCATTGCGGGGTTCTAGAGTTTGTTGCAGATGAGGGCCTGATGTACTTACCACACTGG ATGATGGAGAACTTGCTCCTTGAAGAGGGAGATATTTTACTGGTGAAGAGTGCTAGCTTAGCAAAGGCAACCTATGTGAAGCTGCAACCACACACTATGGACTTTTTGGACATCTCCAACCCCAAAGCAAT CTTGGAAATTACGCTGAGGAGTTACTCTTGCTTAACCGTCGGTGACACTATCATGGTCCCCTATAACGATAAGAAGTATTATATTGATATAGTTGAAGCGAAACCTTCCCCTGCAGTCAGTGTAATTGAAACTGATTGTGAAGTGGACTTTGCACCTCCTCTTGATTATAAAGAATTTGAAAAGCCAGCTCCCTCTCTACACTCAAACAAGAGGCCACTTGAAG TTGAAGAAGAGCTGCCAAGAAAAATCAAGTTCGTCCCTTTCAGCGGTTCAGCAAGGCGCTTAGATGGCGAACTGGCTGCAATGCCTGTCTCTCCTTTGCTTAAACAAAATTCAGATGTTGGTAATGAAACTGTTGCTTCCGGAAGCTATACTTCACGTCAACAGGCTAGAAAGCTTGGGTTCGGTTCGAATGGGAATCGTCAACAGGCTGGGAAGCTTATGTTCGGTCGAATGGAAATCGGccccaaaataaaacaacaata
- the LOC105788807 gene encoding uncharacterized protein C24B11.05, with translation MENEDQINQAMDPKYECLLFDLDDTLYPLTSGISSEVTKNIQEYMIKKLGIKDNVPELCVSLYKHYGTTMAGLKAIGYNFEYDDFHSFVHGRLPYAMLKPDPVLRNLLLSIPIRKIIFTNADKNHAARVLNRLGLEDCFEGIICFETLNPINKENPSAADDIKPDTAIVDINGYCSAVLDSELKLPSTPVVCKPFENAFEQVFKIAKINPQKTLFFDDSIRNLQTGKKMGLHAVWVGTSHWTDGVDYALESIHNIREALPELWEAADEKTKNIRYSGKISIETTVRA, from the exons atggaaaatgaagatCAGATCAACCAGGCCATGGACCCCAAATACGAATGTCttttatttg ATCTAGATGACACTCTTTATCCTCTGACTTCTGGTATATCAAGTGAAGTTACCAAGAACATTCAAG AATATATGATTAAGAAGCTTGGAATCAAGGACAATGTTCCTGAATTATGTGTTTCACTGTATAAGCATTATGGCACAACAATGGCTGGTTTAAAG gCTATTGGTTATAACTTTGAGTATGATGATTTTCATAG TTTCGTTCATGGGAGACTGCCCTATGCAATGCTAAAACCTGACCCTGTTTTAAGGAATCTCTTGCTTAGCATACCAATTCGGAAAATA ATTTTCACCAATGCAGATAAGAACCATGCTGCCAGGGTGCTCAACAGGTTGGGATTGGAGGACTGCTTCGAAGGGATTATATGTTTCGAGACTCTGAATCCCATAAACAAAGAAAACCCTTCAGCTGCTGATGATATCAAACCAGACACTGCCATTGTTGACATCAATGGATACTGCAGTGCTGTTCTTGATTCTGAGCTTAAGCTTCCAAGTACTCCTGTTGTCTGCAAACCATTCGAGAACGCATTCGAACAAGTTTTTAAGATCGCCAAAATCAACCCTCAGAAAACG TTGTTTTTTGATGACAGCATCCGCAATCTACAAACTGGTAAAAAGATGGGCCTTCACGCTGTGTGG GTGGGAACTTCTCACTGGACCGACGGTGTGGATTATGCCTTAGAGAGCATCCACAATATCCGGGAAGCATTGCCTGAGCTCTGGGAAGCTGCAGATGAGAAGACCAAAAACATTCGGTATTCCGGCAAGATCTCCATTGAGACAACTGTTAGAGCTTAG
- the LOC105788804 gene encoding suppressor of disruption of TFIIS — MENENQYQHVAAPKYDCLLFDVDDTLYPLSSGLSKACTTNIQEFMVEKLGIEGDKVSEINRVLYRNYGTSMAGLRAIGYNFDYDEYHSFVHGRLPYENLKPDYVLRNLLLSLPIRKVIFSNGDEVHVAKVLKKLGLEGCFERVISFDTLNSTNGSHSSDDEESSKLRDTSAEILDANSGPSTPIICKPFKNAFEQAFKIANINPQKTLFFDDSIRNIQSGKEIGLHTVLVGTSHRTNGADYALESIHNIREALPELWESDAKKPESVKLAIQTSVMA, encoded by the exons ATGGAGAATGAAAACCAGTATCAGCATGTTGCAGCACCAAAATATGACTGTCTTCTCTTTG aTGTGGATGATACCCTTTATCCTCTGAGTTCTGGTTTATCCAAAGCTTGCACCACCAACATCCAAG AATTTATGGTTGAAAAGCTTGGGATAGAAGGGGACAAAGTCTCAGAGATAAATCGTGTGTTATACAGAAACTATGGGACATCAATGGCTGGTCTCAGG GCTATTGGCTACAACTTTGATTATGATGAATACCACAGCTTTGTTCATGGGCGGCTACCTTACGAGAACCTGAAACCTGACTATGTCTTGAGGAATCTTTTGCTTAGCTTACCAATTCGCAAAGTT ATATTTTCAAATGGGGATGAGGTCCATGTGGCTAAAGTTCTAAAGAAACTAGGGTTGGAGGGTTGCTTTGAAAGGGTTATAAGCTTTGATACCCTTAATTCTACCAATGGAAGCCATAGTTCAGATGATGAAGAGAGCTCCAAGTTGAGAGACACAAGTGCTGAAATCCTTGATGCTAACAGTGGCCCTTCCACGCCAATCATCTGCAAACCCTTCAAAAATGCATTTGAACAAGCCTTCAAGATAGCTAACATCAACCCTCAAAAAACA CTTTTCTTTGACGATAGCATCCGCAACATACAATCTGGAAAAGAAATAGGGCTCCATACTGTGTTG GTGGGCACTTCCCATAGAACAAATGGTGCAGACTATGCATTGGAGAGCATACACAACATCAGGGAAGCACTGCCAGAGCTGTGGGAATCAGATGCTAAGAAACCAGAAAGTGTGAAGCTTGCAATTCAGACATCAGTTATGGCTTAA
- the LOC128039245 gene encoding uncharacterized protein LOC128039245, which translates to MPVYFFRTLNVSHPISSLHPFLLAGSWISDRCIKVAVRYAECFLEMTLHLQPQEPFGVCLYETLPLETAFRFQETKKSKGLVIYMLILNAIEFIRSSILVMMSFNNQHT; encoded by the exons ATGCCTGTATACTTCTTCAGAACACTAAATG TGAGCCATCCTATATCATCTCTCCATCCCTTTCTCTTGGCTGGGAGCTGGATATCAGACCGCTGTATCAAA GTTGCTGTTAGATATGCTGAGTGTTTCCTTGAAATGACGTTGCATTTGCAGCCCCAGGAACCTTTCGGTGTGTGCTTATATGAAACACTGCCTCTGGAGACGGCTTTCCGTTTCCAGGAGACCAAGAAAAGCAAAGGGTTAGTCATTTACATGCTTATTCTGAATGCAATTGAATTCATTCGAAGTAGTATATTGGTAATGATGAGCTTCAACAATCAACACACATGA
- the LOC105788809 gene encoding uncharacterized protein LOC105788809, translating into MAKRELSSTLRGLKFMQRAAQREDKVKKEEVKPEESSAITRKCVFIMEGDPHPGAVVGLMSFLSFNPSIDKLNEEASNACRPKASGGRTLSSENGSVSEAANCSKVGTESTDSGDLKRKQSEMDSEPHKSRKRDHGVQSSPSTSKASKKQSKREKLD; encoded by the exons ATGGCGAAACGAGAGCTCTCGAGTACTTTGAGGGGCTTGAAG TTCATGCAAAGGGCTGCTCAGAGAGAGGATAAAGTTAAGAAAGAAGAGGTTAAACCTGAAGAGAGTAGTGCTATTACTAGAAAATG TGTGTTCATTATGGAAGGGGATCCCCATCCAGGAGCAGTTGTCGGACTGATGTCATTTCTTAGTTTCAATCCTTCTATTGAT AAACTAAATGAAGAAGCATCAAATGCGTGCCGGCCAAAGGCCTCTGGTGGAAGAACTTTATCTag TGAAAATGGATCTGTATCCGAAGCGGCTAACTGCTCGAAGGTCGGCACAGAATCCACAGATAGTGGAGACCTTAAGAGAAAACAATCTGAAATGGATTCTGAACCACATAAATCACGAAAAAGAGATCATGGAGTTCAATCGTCACCAAGCACTAGTAAAGCCTCCAAGAAGCAGTCAAAGCGTGAGAAGCTGGATTGA
- the LOC105788808 gene encoding scarecrow-like protein 30 yields the protein MDTTLFQDFPSSMYGFKLDHGAVPVYSIHDFVSNNNGFIKDSPPQVVPSPDSPVESGTTTNSEAHPLDSIPFANEMLKYINEMLMEEDMEEKTCMLQDCLALQAAEKSFYEVLGHEYPLSTDPIPAYTDQNGGSPGDFNSSLIQTSLVDTLERTSLFPDLQRGIPPSIEPSGSSLLGSKGRKNYERGDVDDLEQGRSNKQFAVSLEDSEQTDMFDDVLLCKGENEDDPRCSLNKSSQHVWPQKGTSKGGTARRKNGKKSEVVDLWSLLTQCAQAVAINDQRTANELLKQISQNSSTTGDGTQRFANYFADALTTRLAGMGAPSYSPLVSNRTSAADILKAYRVLVLACPFKKMMHFYANKKIMKVAEKATTLHIVDFGICYGFQWPCLIQRLSARAGGPPKLRITGIEFPQPGFRPAERVEETGRRLKRYCERFKVPFEYNVIAKKWETIQLEELKIKKDEVVIVNCMYRLKNLPDDTLSSTSARDIVLKLIRSINPEFFIHGISNGTYNAPFFVTRFREALFHFSAIFDIFEANVPRDDPQRMMFEREILGRDIMNVVACEGIERVERPETYKQWQARTLRAGFKQIPLDQELVKKVTNMVQSNYHRDFIIDVDGRWMLQGWKGRVIFALSCWKPMKN from the coding sequence ATGGATACTACCCTTTTCCAAGATTTTCCCAGTTCCATGTATGGGTTCAAACTCGATCATGGAGCAGTACCAGTATATTCAATTCACGACTTCGTCAGTAATAATAATGGGTTTATTAAAGATAGTCCTCCACAGGTTGTTCCGAGTCCAGACTCACCTGTTGAGTCAGGGACAACGACGAATTCAGAGGCACATCCCCTTGATAGCATCCCTTTTGCCAATGAGATGCTCAAGTACATAAATGAGATGTTAATGGAAGAAGACATGGAAGAAAAGACCTGTATGTTGCAGGATTGCTTAGCTCTCCAAGCCGCTGAAAAATCGTTCTATGAAGTCCTTGGCCATGAATATCCACTTTCAACGGATCCCATCCCTGCATATACAGATCAAAATGGTGGTAGTCCAGGTGATTTCAACTCCTCTTTGATCCAAACATCTCTTGTTGATACTCTTGAAAGGACCTCTTTGTTCCCAGATTTACAAAGAGGGATCCCCCCATCAATAGAGCCTTCTGGCAGCAGCTTATTAGGGTCAAAGGGAAGGAAAAATTATGAACGAGGAGATGTTGATGACTTGGAACAAGGTAGGAGCAACAAGCAATTTGCTGTTTCTCTTGAAGATTCAGAGCAAACAGATATGTTTGATGATGTACTGCTTTGCAAAGGTGAAAACGAGGATGATCCAAGGTGTTCTCTTAATAAGAGTTCGCAACATGTTTGGCCGCAGAAAGGGACATCCAAAGGTGGAACAGCACGCAGGAAGAACGGCAAGAAAAGTGAGGTGGTCGATCTGTGGAGTCTCCTCACTCAATGTGCACAAGCTGTCGCCATTAATGACCAAAGGACCGCAAATGAGCTGTTGAAACAAATAAGTCAAAACTCTTCTACAACTGGAGACGGAACCCAAAGATTTGCTAATTACTTTGCAGATGCACTTACGACACGTTTGGCTGGGATGGGGGCACCATCGTATTCACCATTGGTAAGCAATAGGACATCAGCTGCTGATATCTTAAAAGCTTACAGAGTTCTTGTTTTAGCTTGCCCTTTTAAGAAAATGATGCATTTCTATGCGaataagaagataatgaagGTTGCAGAAAAGGCAACCACACTCCACATCGTTGATTTTGGCATTTGTTATGGTTTTCAATGGCCTTGCCTCATACAGCGTCTCTCAGCAAGAGCTGGTGGACCTCCCAAGCTTCGTATTACCGGCATCGAGTTCCCACAACCGGGATTCCGACCAGCTGAAAGGGTTGAAGAGACCGGACGTCGCTTGAAAAGATATTGTGAGAGATTCAAAGTCCCATTTGAGTACAACGTGATAGCAAAGAAATGGGAAACCATCCAACTGGAAGAACTAAAGATCAAGAAAGATGAAGTTGTCATCGTGAACTGCATGTATCGGCTAAAGAACCTCCCCGATGACACACTGTCATCAACCAGTGCGAGGGACATTGTTCTGAAACTGATCAGAAGCATCAACCCAGAGTTTTTCATCCATGGGATTTCAAATGGGACTTATAATGCTCCCTTCTTTGTCACAAGGTTCCGGGAGGCACTCTTCCATTTCTCAgctatttttgatatatttgaggCAAATGTGCCTCGGGATGATCCACAAAGGATGATGTTTGAGAGGGAAATACTTGGGAGGGACATAATGAATGTTGTTGCATGTGAGGGAATCGAGAGGGTTGAAAGGCCAGAGACATACAAGCAATGGCAGGCTAGGACACTGAGGGCAGGGTTCAAGCAGATTCCATTGGATCAGGAGCTTGTGAAGAAAGTGACAAATATGGTCCAATCCAATTATCATAGGGATTTTATCATAGATGTGGATGGCCGCTGGATGCTGCAGGGATGGAAGGGGAGAGTTATTTTTGCCCTTTCATGTTGGAAACCTATGAAGAATTAA
- the LOC105788803 gene encoding abscisic acid 8'-hydroxylase 2 yields the protein MQLLFSSLPLPPHTFLPTFTAFYGCHLPFLITPIVLFYLMVVLVVVTLLLLLSVHQWRRPKDKPLPPGSMGWPYIGETLKLYKENPNSFFANRQKRYGDIFKSHILGCPCVMISSPDAAKIVLVTKAHLFKPTYPPSKEKMIGPEAIFFHQGPYHSRLKKLVQASFLPSAIRGSVSEIEQIVLKFLLAWENTTLNTLQEMKRYAFDVAMISAFGHKQDKEINGIKQLYQCLEKGYNSMPLDLPGTPFNKAMKARKLLNETLRRLIKERRENEKQGGGGLLGVLLGDKNQKVDQLSDSQIADNVIGVIFAAHDTTASVLTWLLKYLHDNENLLEAVTREQEGVRREIIEANRRLMWDDTRHMPLTTRVIQETLRTASILSFTFREAVEDVEFEGYYIPKGWKVLPLFRTIHHCADFFPKPEKFDPSRFEVPPKPNTFMPFGNGVHSCPGSELAKLEMLVLLHHLTTKYRWQVVGDEDGIQYGPFPVPKKGLPVKVTPRNI from the exons ATGCAACTCCTTTTCTCCTCATTGCCACTACCACCCCACACTTTTCTACCAACTTTCACAGCTTTCTATGGTTGTCACCTTCCCTTTCTCATTACAccaattgttttgttttatttgatggTGGTTTTGGTGGTGGTGACGCTGCTGCTGTTGTTGTCAGTTCATCAATGGCGGCGCCCCAAGGACAAACCCCTGCCACCTGGTTCCATGGGTTGGCCTTATATTGGTGAAACTCTCAAGCTTTACAAAGAGAATCCCAATTCTTTCTTTGCCAACCGCCAAAAAAG GTATGGAGATATATTCAAAAGCCACATATTAGGATGCCCCTGTGTGATGATTTCAAGCCCTGATGCAGCTAAGATTGTGTTGGTCACAAAGGCTCATCTTTTCAAACCAACTTATCCACCAAGCAAGGAGAAGATGATAGGGCCTGAGGCCATATTCTTCCATCAAGGTCCTTACCATTCAAGGCTGAAGAAGCTGGTCCAGGCCTCTTTTTTACCCTCTGCAATTCGAGGTTCAGTTTCTGAGATTGAGCAGATTGTTCTTAAATTCCTACTAGCTTGGGAAAACACCACTCTTAACACCTTGCAAGAAATGAAGAGA tATGCTTTTGATGTGGCAATGATTTCTGCCTTTGGCCATAAACAAGACAAGGAAATCAACGGAATCAAGCAGCTCTATCAATGCCTGGAAAAGGGTTACAATTCCATGCCTTTAGATCTTCCAGGAACTCCTTTCAATAAAGCAATGAAG GCTAGGAAGCTGTTGAATGAGACCCTGAGAAGATtgataaaagaaagaagagaaaatgagaaacAAGGTGGTGGAGGGTTGCTGGGTGTTCTATTGGGTGACAAAAACCAAAAGGTTGATCAACTCAGTGATTCCCAGATTGCAGATAATGTAATTGGTGTAATCTTTGCTGCTCATGATACCACTGCAAGTGTCCTAACATGGCTGTTAAAATACTTGCATGACAATGAAAATTTACTAGAAGCTGTCACT AGAGAACAAGAAGGTGTTCGACGAGAAATAATCGAAGCAAATCGCAGGCTTATGTGGGATGATACAAGGCACATGCCATTGACTACCAGG GTGATTCAAGAGACATTAAGAACAGCAAGTATTCTGTCATTCACCTTCAGGGAAGCAGTGGAAGATGTTGAGTTTGAAGGCTATTACATCCCCAAAGGTTGGAAGGTTCTTCCTCTCTTTAGAACCATTCATCATTGCGCGGATTTCTTCCCTAAACCCGAGAAATTTGACCCTTCGAGATTCGAG GTACCGCCGAAACCCAACACGTTTATGCCCTTTGGGAATGGAGTACACTCTTGTCCAGGCAGTGAACTGGCCAAGCTTGAGATGTTGGTGCTCCTCCACCATCTCACCACAAAATACAG GTGGCAAGTTGTGGGAGATGAGGATGGAATCCAGTATGGTCCCTTTCCAGTGCCCAAAAAGGGCTTACCTGTAAAGGTCACCCCAAGAAATATATAG
- the LOC105788806 gene encoding uncharacterized protein LOC105788806 isoform X2, translating to MPPSALDRLASLHVDFPLLFELTNAPVGRVSHCGVLEFVADEGLMYLPHWMMENLLLEEGDILLVKSASLAKATYVKLQPHTMDFLDISNPKAILEITLRSYSCLTVGDTIMVPYNDKKYYIDIVEAKPSPAVSVIETDCEVDFAPPLDYKEFEKPAPSLHSNKRPLEVEEELPRKIKFVPFSGSARRLDGELAAMPVSPLLKQNSDVGNETVASGSYTSRQQARKLGFGSNGNRQQAGKLMFGRMEIGPKIKQQ from the exons ATGCCTCCCTCAGCTCTTGATCGCCTTG CATCTTTGCATGTTGATTTCCCATTGCTATTCGAGTTGACAAATGCTCCTGTGGGGCGAGTTTCTCATTGCGGGGTTCTAGAGTTTGTTGCAGATGAGGGCCTGATGTACTTACCACACTGG ATGATGGAGAACTTGCTCCTTGAAGAGGGAGATATTTTACTGGTGAAGAGTGCTAGCTTAGCAAAGGCAACCTATGTGAAGCTGCAACCACACACTATGGACTTTTTGGACATCTCCAACCCCAAAGCAAT CTTGGAAATTACGCTGAGGAGTTACTCTTGCTTAACCGTCGGTGACACTATCATGGTCCCCTATAACGATAAGAAGTATTATATTGATATAGTTGAAGCGAAACCTTCCCCTGCAGTCAGTGTAATTGAAACTGATTGTGAAGTGGACTTTGCACCTCCTCTTGATTATAAAGAATTTGAAAAGCCAGCTCCCTCTCTACACTCAAACAAGAGGCCACTTGAAG TTGAAGAAGAGCTGCCAAGAAAAATCAAGTTCGTCCCTTTCAGCGGTTCAGCAAGGCGCTTAGATGGCGAACTGGCTGCAATGCCTGTCTCTCCTTTGCTTAAACAAAATTCAGATGTTGGTAATGAAACTGTTGCTTCCGGAAGCTATACTTCACGTCAACAGGCTAGAAAGCTTGGGTTCGGTTCGAATGGGAATCGTCAACAGGCTGGGAAGCTTATGTTCGGTCGAATGGAAATCGGccccaaaataaaacaacaata